One genomic window of Williamwhitmania sp. includes the following:
- a CDS encoding glycosyltransferase: MNPTLVILGPAHPFRGGLANYDERMATEFQHKGYTVTMHTFTTQYPELLFPGKSQFSDRPAPMDLDIYRTFSSINPFTWLKLGFRLKREKPDILILRFWLPFMAPSMGSIARLVRRNKHTKVIALIDNIIPHEKRLGDKLLASYFVGSVDGFVVMSRSVEEELHQFDSHKPVAFCPHPLFDSYGCSVPRYKAISQLKLDPESKYMLFFGFIRDYKGLDLLLKAMALPLLQNPKIKLIVAGEFYTDADSYLNLIKEKKLEERVVLHTEFIPDASIPNYFCAADLVVQPYKSATQSGVTQVGYYFNRPMLVTNVGGLGEIVPHNKAGYVVEPTPEAIAEAVNNFFENDRFEEMSAFVEKEKARFSWASLVEKFEEVKSAL; this comes from the coding sequence ATGAACCCAACGCTGGTAATACTCGGCCCTGCTCACCCGTTTAGGGGCGGACTTGCAAACTACGATGAGCGCATGGCAACGGAATTTCAACACAAAGGCTACACCGTTACAATGCACACCTTTACAACTCAATACCCTGAGTTGCTTTTTCCCGGAAAATCGCAGTTCTCCGACCGTCCAGCACCAATGGACCTTGACATTTATCGCACCTTTAGCTCCATCAACCCATTTACTTGGCTTAAGCTAGGTTTTAGATTAAAGAGAGAAAAGCCGGACATACTTATTCTACGCTTTTGGCTACCGTTTATGGCTCCCTCCATGGGAAGCATTGCACGGTTGGTTCGTCGCAACAAGCACACCAAGGTAATTGCCCTCATCGACAACATTATTCCGCACGAAAAGAGGCTTGGCGATAAGTTGCTGGCTAGCTACTTTGTTGGCAGCGTCGATGGCTTTGTGGTGATGTCGCGGTCAGTTGAAGAGGAATTGCACCAGTTCGATAGCCACAAGCCGGTGGCATTCTGCCCGCACCCGCTGTTCGACAGCTACGGATGCAGCGTGCCCCGCTACAAGGCAATTAGCCAGCTGAAGCTCGACCCCGAATCGAAATACATGCTCTTCTTTGGATTCATTCGCGACTACAAAGGATTGGATTTACTGCTAAAGGCCATGGCACTGCCGCTACTTCAAAATCCAAAGATAAAGCTCATCGTGGCCGGTGAGTTTTATACCGATGCCGATAGCTACCTTAACCTAATTAAAGAGAAGAAGCTGGAGGAGCGGGTTGTGCTTCACACCGAGTTTATCCCCGATGCCAGCATCCCCAACTACTTCTGTGCCGCCGATCTTGTAGTTCAGCCATATAAGAGCGCTACGCAAAGTGGGGTAACACAGGTTGGCTACTACTTTAACCGCCCCATGCTGGTTACCAATGTTGGTGGTTTGGGCGAAATTGTTCCCCACAACAAGGCCGGCTATGTGGTTGAGCCCACACCTGAGGCCATTGCAGAAGCAGTCAACAACTTCTTTGAGAACGACCGTTTTGAGGAGATGTCGGCTTTTGTGGAAAAGGAGAAGGCACGCTTTTCGTGGGCCAGCTTGGTGGAAAAGTTTGAGGAGGTGAAGAGCGCGCTTTAG
- the miaA gene encoding tRNA (adenosine(37)-N6)-dimethylallyltransferase MiaA — protein sequence MTQIGTLVVLIGPTAVGKTDLSIEIAKKIGCPIISADSRQVYRELRIGTAVPSSEQLAAVPHHFIQNKSVLDRFTAGMFELEVLELLQELFIHHPVVLMVGGSGLYIDAVCKGIDQIPATNEKVREQLLLKLQNEGLQSLTEQLKALDPDFHDQVDLKNPNRVMRALEVCLVAGKPYSQLRNNFNNQRFFKTIMVGIARDRDDLYTRINSRVDAMMVEGLLEEAKALYPHRSNNALNTVGYRELFQYLDGQCSLEEAVELIKRNTRRYAKRQLTWFSKYPIRWFSPSDSKEIITFLEEEIEEKE from the coding sequence GTGACGCAAATCGGAACATTAGTCGTTTTGATCGGGCCAACGGCCGTAGGTAAAACTGACCTCAGTATTGAAATCGCAAAAAAAATTGGGTGTCCAATAATCTCTGCCGATTCTCGGCAGGTATACCGTGAATTGCGCATTGGAACGGCTGTCCCGAGCAGTGAGCAACTGGCCGCAGTTCCTCACCACTTTATTCAAAATAAATCCGTTCTCGATCGATTCACCGCCGGCATGTTCGAATTGGAGGTGCTGGAACTGCTGCAGGAGCTGTTTATACACCATCCGGTGGTGCTTATGGTTGGCGGTTCAGGCCTGTATATTGATGCTGTTTGCAAAGGAATTGATCAAATCCCGGCTACCAACGAAAAGGTTAGGGAACAACTCCTGCTAAAATTGCAAAATGAAGGACTCCAAAGCCTAACCGAACAGCTTAAAGCACTCGACCCCGATTTTCACGATCAGGTAGACCTGAAAAATCCAAACCGGGTGATGCGCGCGCTGGAGGTATGCCTTGTGGCTGGAAAACCCTACAGCCAGCTGCGCAACAATTTCAACAATCAGCGTTTTTTTAAAACCATAATGGTTGGCATAGCTCGCGACAGGGACGATCTTTACACTCGTATAAACAGCCGTGTAGATGCCATGATGGTTGAAGGTTTACTGGAAGAGGCCAAAGCCCTCTACCCGCACCGAAGTAACAACGCCTTAAACACCGTAGGTTACAGAGAACTCTTTCAATATTTGGATGGGCAGTGCAGCCTCGAAGAGGCCGTGGAACTTATTAAGCGCAATACCCGGCGCTATGCCAAACGCCAGCTGACATGGTTTTCAAAATATCCAATTCGTTGGTTTAGCCCTTCAGATTCAAAGGAAATTATTACCTTTCTTGAGGAAGAAATTGAGGAAAAGGAGTAA
- a CDS encoding NUDIX domain-containing protein: protein MQQLILRVYGLILNDNGELLITDGYQQSMRMTKFPGGGLEFGEGTIDCLIREIKEEMGMELTNVEHFYTTDFFQKALFYEDAQLISVYYTAKLKNEKEFIYSSKSFDFQEEINGAQSFRWVNPFNFSADNLTFPIDRVAFNKLQNQLLNNTSKAQQ, encoded by the coding sequence ATGCAGCAGCTTATTTTGAGAGTGTACGGGTTGATTCTTAACGATAATGGAGAGCTCCTTATAACCGATGGGTACCAGCAAAGTATGCGAATGACCAAGTTCCCTGGTGGCGGATTGGAATTCGGCGAAGGAACCATCGACTGCCTAATTCGCGAAATCAAGGAAGAGATGGGTATGGAGCTGACCAATGTAGAACACTTTTATACCACCGATTTTTTTCAGAAGGCGCTATTCTACGAAGATGCGCAGCTGATTTCTGTTTACTATACTGCCAAGTTGAAAAACGAGAAGGAGTTTATCTATTCCAGCAAATCATTTGATTTTCAAGAAGAAATAAATGGAGCACAATCGTTCCGTTGGGTAAATCCATTCAATTTCAGTGCAGATAATCTTACCTTTCCCATAGACAGAGTGGCCTTCAATAAGCTGCAAAACCAATTACTGAACAATACCTCAAAAGCCCAACAATGA